In a single window of the Methanobacterium alcaliphilum genome:
- a CDS encoding tetratricopeptide repeat protein, with translation MEPCCKSLLVIAYENPKLSGAWNEKGNAFFDRKLFKDALFCYDMALKLEPTYAGFYINKGNTYNELKMFDDALKLYENALKIDPDNETTKKLKEEILSKME, from the coding sequence TTGGAACCCTGTTGTAAGAGTTTATTGGTGATAGCTTATGAAAATCCAAAATTATCTGGTGCTTGGAATGAAAAAGGCAATGCGTTTTTTGATCGTAAATTATTTAAAGATGCTTTATTTTGTTATGATATGGCATTAAAACTGGAACCAACTTATGCAGGATTTTATATCAATAAAGGAAATACATATAACGAGTTAAAAATGTTTGACGATGCTTTGAAACTTTATGAAAACGCTTTAAAAATAGATCCTGATAATGAAACAACAAAAAAACTTAAAGAAGAAATATTATCTAAAATGGAATAG
- a CDS encoding DDE-type integrase/transposase/recombinase, whose amino-acid sequence MRNQITSTLSNCIDSIQLKLSDFGFEKIEFQKILKTRFTNTKNPRNVNKNLELLDNNHFEYVNPTCPNCDSKKVIKQEFRERQVIIDDPQPLKLYLRRYQCKKCGKKFTTTIESIIKPHNKYSNNFRDKLDVLIKTGYRSLRNSSSDFYNFFGASPSHQTIQNWLQQPTKNTLNNIITDYSGYYCYDEQYIKIKGIWHYRLTLFDHKLNLPVNERITSDKEYKTIKQFLIESTKNKRLISITTDHLREYKTIIDQMGAKHQLCLFHLYKMINNKIYGPQKSKKISKHNKKLLDKYFKEIREIFNTNDEKIAIKRLEKLLDNFNNIPHVLQKIINKKIIPDFQRLTQFMRDPNIPKTNNSIENYYRQTLPKSIKKIFKSTHGITNHIQLKKQNWTQKHGKHTNPPITLQPRKMGKNIYYEILLIL is encoded by the coding sequence ATGCGAAATCAAATTACATCCACCCTCAGTAATTGTATTGATTCTATTCAACTTAAACTTTCCGATTTTGGTTTTGAAAAAATTGAATTTCAAAAAATTCTAAAAACCAGATTTACAAACACTAAAAATCCCCGAAACGTAAATAAAAACTTAGAACTGCTTGATAATAACCATTTTGAATATGTGAATCCTACTTGCCCAAATTGTGATTCTAAAAAAGTAATTAAACAGGAATTTCGCGAGAGGCAAGTGATTATTGATGATCCACAACCTTTAAAGCTTTATTTACGAAGATACCAATGCAAAAAATGTGGTAAAAAGTTCACCACAACCATAGAATCAATTATAAAACCACACAACAAATATTCAAACAATTTCAGAGACAAATTAGATGTTTTAATAAAAACTGGTTATCGTTCATTGCGTAATTCTTCATCAGACTTCTACAACTTCTTTGGAGCGTCACCATCACATCAAACCATACAAAACTGGCTACAACAACCCACTAAAAACACACTCAACAACATAATAACCGATTATTCTGGATATTACTGTTACGATGAACAATATATTAAAATCAAAGGCATATGGCATTACCGTTTAACACTATTCGACCATAAATTAAATTTACCCGTAAATGAACGAATCACCTCAGATAAAGAATACAAGACCATAAAACAATTTCTAATAGAATCAACAAAAAACAAAAGATTAATAAGCATAACCACAGATCATTTAAGAGAATATAAAACTATAATCGACCAAATGGGTGCAAAACACCAATTATGTCTCTTCCACCTATACAAAATGATAAACAACAAAATATACGGCCCCCAGAAATCTAAAAAGATCTCAAAACATAATAAAAAATTATTAGACAAATATTTCAAAGAAATCAGAGAAATATTCAACACAAATGATGAAAAAATCGCAATAAAACGATTAGAAAAATTATTAGACAATTTTAATAACATCCCCCATGTTTTACAAAAAATAATCAATAAAAAAATCATCCCTGACTTCCAAAGACTCACACAATTCATGCGAGACCCAAACATCCCCAAAACAAACAATTCTATTGAAAACTACTATCGTCAAACACTACCCAAATCAATAAAAAAAATATTCAAATCAACACACGGAATAACCAACCATATACAACTCAAAAAGCAAAACTGGACACAAAAACACGGAAAACACACCAACCCCCCAATAACTTTACAACCCCGTAAAATGGGAAAAAATATATATTATGAAATATTATTAATTCTGTAA
- a CDS encoding right-handed parallel beta-helix repeat-containing protein has translation MNYYFSVIKYDKNNFFINGVVSAADWEVHPGESIQSTINNAADNDTITVKDDGLSSTYHENIIITNKKVNLKTEGNVTIEASNVNQPVIYLSQTSGTVISGFNIHGSNHFNTSIGIYLDDVTDTLISQNSISGAYKGIFLHYGYGNTITNNNITNNNYGIYTLESDECSFIGNNVINNIKTGFYFLSPGVNYAHFNRIAQNGRCGLFNEYSMIYISENWWGSNDEPQIQQLDNIDWGNENIDIAYKGNPGLYNNWLVLNRNISYANGIYSINTNFTPYSGEIDYNCYSGYIYDNHWHIPDGTPVYVLYYINKISTGYTVNGTANLTFYRSDAIQITISVDDESLTDLVAPVVNASHETGFYNHYLNVTLNVTDNLDTNPVIYYTLDGSTPNIYNSLIYNAPLLIRNSTVVKFLALDSSGNQATVQSRNYIIINHPSGSYNVPSLNVTLQTVNNTDLIFYSFNNGTTWYNSSGNVTWNLYEDMWNILYYSRDSQGHNSPTNNVSYVIDGTAPYVWTNKGTGLYNQSVPVNLTASDNLDTNPLIYYTLDGSNPTNSSILFTGPLNITNTTTLKFIAIDNLGNMGSIVTEYYIFSPIGNLNTGIGYDLIQIAILDPLTLDGHVIEVANGTYVENVVVNKKVSLISDGDVTVQAANTSRPVFTIIQSGNGSLIQGFVISGAVNSYGLCLDGSSNCTINNNTITSNYFGILTNTIKTENNTIINNNITLNQEVGLGTFNADNYVINGNTITYNGYCGIELLDSNNNIIYTNLIMDNEGHGIFISNSNNTLIQNNLIPGNILGLWVEYSENCTVYGNLITQGTYGIYTNSSSADINFNRIASNTYYELISEDGTVNATNNWWGSNTNPVNLGEIIFSGYVDYNPWLVLSIDNTSTINSGGKASIIADLTHNNLGEDTSSQGHVIKGLPITFGTNYGTISNQALTFNGQAAAILNLGTTGSRTVTVNASLDSQTVSKQIVIAPGVATLNITSTALNSSTLQPITLSYNLPLNNSVSWLSVLWKNTYLFYGELQIIVNGTIVKRVGYVNPAYNTWKNSYRSDVFRAIIYANNYILQEGMNTITIPVSFWNDLKSLYNLTNIELVFVQNHRLEFIDNLTVKLTYPGVKSPTMTVTDPQSNSTINLNFTGNVVNRSSQIFYMDGSLGTAGYEGVKSFAIATTRVTDEIAQYWASQKNATYNNGTLLYPAGSMKAAYGTFFTALMLIYCHDTLADTAATEFNVTWSRTHPVVVSLGDDANQTYLTLECDHSMGMTVIGSLKNIILFNSACSSQISTIEYGIMRNLDFNSQYGNASLDIMGSVTRDMFYTFLTGTDMEVFTQDGYIFMKLVGRDDLILLYDPETGIMRDINTENGFCGAYCFHNSITEMANDLFNAISNNASDFRNWLMDTMVNFNWGMIDVNFNGKKYWYLAKTYGTAAGFVFGLFTGSTEIVIGTVVIEVISQGYDFVFDQSLPSNKFWDTPWLEITVNGRIVLVRRHTLFE, from the coding sequence ATGAACTATTATTTTTCTGTAATAAAATATGATAAAAATAATTTTTTTATAAATGGTGTTGTTTCTGCTGCTGATTGGGAGGTTCATCCCGGGGAGAGTATTCAGTCTACTATTAACAATGCTGCAGATAATGATACAATAACAGTAAAAGATGATGGTTTGTCCAGTACTTATCATGAAAATATTATCATTACTAATAAAAAGGTGAATCTAAAAACAGAAGGGAATGTTACCATAGAAGCTTCAAATGTAAACCAACCTGTAATTTATCTGAGTCAAACAAGTGGAACGGTTATTTCCGGATTTAATATTCATGGGTCAAATCATTTCAACACCAGTATAGGCATATATCTGGATGATGTAACTGACACTCTAATTTCCCAAAATAGTATTTCCGGAGCATATAAAGGTATTTTTTTGCATTATGGTTATGGTAATACTATAACAAATAACAACATTACAAACAATAATTATGGGATTTATACCCTGGAATCAGATGAATGCAGCTTTATCGGAAATAATGTAATCAATAATATAAAAACAGGTTTTTATTTCTTATCTCCTGGAGTAAATTATGCCCACTTTAATAGGATTGCTCAGAATGGGCGGTGTGGTCTTTTTAATGAATACTCAATGATATATATCTCAGAAAATTGGTGGGGGTCCAATGATGAACCCCAAATACAACAATTAGATAATATAGATTGGGGAAATGAAAATATTGACATTGCTTACAAAGGAAATCCGGGGCTTTATAACAACTGGCTTGTTTTAAATAGAAATATTAGTTATGCTAATGGTATTTATAGTATAAATACTAATTTTACTCCGTATTCTGGTGAAATCGATTATAACTGCTATTCCGGATACATTTATGATAATCACTGGCACATCCCTGATGGCACACCTGTATATGTATTATATTACATCAATAAGATAAGTACGGGTTATACAGTTAATGGTACAGCTAATTTGACCTTTTATAGATCTGATGCAATACAAATAACTATATCTGTGGATGATGAAAGTCTTACTGACCTGGTTGCCCCCGTAGTAAATGCAAGTCATGAAACTGGTTTTTATAATCATTATTTAAATGTAACTTTAAATGTCACTGATAACCTGGATACTAATCCTGTGATTTATTACACTCTAGATGGAAGTACTCCCAATATATATAATAGCCTGATTTATAATGCACCATTATTAATTCGTAATAGTACTGTTGTGAAATTTTTGGCCCTTGATTCATCAGGTAATCAAGCAACAGTTCAAAGTCGTAATTACATTATAATAAACCATCCTAGTGGTTCATATAATGTTCCTTCTTTAAATGTAACCTTACAAACAGTGAATAATACGGATTTAATATTTTACAGTTTCAATAATGGAACAACTTGGTATAATTCCTCAGGAAACGTGACCTGGAACCTTTATGAGGATATGTGGAATATATTATATTATAGTAGGGATTCACAGGGACATAACTCACCTACTAATAATGTATCCTATGTGATTGATGGTACGGCCCCATATGTTTGGACAAATAAGGGTACTGGTTTATATAATCAATCCGTACCTGTGAATTTAACAGCTAGTGACAACTTAGATACAAATCCACTGATCTATTACACATTAGATGGATCTAACCCAACTAATTCCAGTATACTTTTCACAGGACCATTAAACATCACTAACACCACTACTTTGAAGTTTATTGCCATAGATAACTTGGGTAATATGGGTTCAATTGTCACAGAATATTATATATTTTCACCAATTGGTAACTTAAATACGGGAATTGGTTATGATCTTATTCAAATTGCTATACTTGATCCTTTGACTTTAGATGGGCATGTTATTGAGGTTGCAAATGGTACTTATGTGGAGAATGTGGTGGTTAATAAGAAGGTTAGTTTAATTTCTGATGGTGATGTGACAGTTCAAGCGGCGAACACTTCACGCCCTGTTTTCACCATTATTCAAAGCGGTAACGGATCTCTGATTCAAGGTTTTGTTATATCTGGGGCTGTTAATAGTTATGGGTTATGTTTGGATGGAAGTTCAAACTGCACTATCAATAACAACACAATAACCAGTAATTACTTTGGAATCCTTACTAATACTATCAAAACTGAGAACAATACTATTATCAACAATAATATAACTCTTAATCAAGAGGTTGGATTAGGAACTTTCAATGCGGATAATTATGTAATTAATGGGAATACAATCACTTACAATGGATACTGCGGCATAGAACTCCTTGATTCAAACAATAATATCATCTACACTAACCTGATAATGGATAATGAGGGTCATGGAATTTTTATTTCAAATTCAAACAACACCCTAATTCAAAATAACCTCATCCCCGGAAATATATTGGGGCTATGGGTTGAATATAGTGAAAATTGCACAGTTTATGGGAATTTAATAACTCAAGGCACATATGGAATATATACTAATTCTTCATCGGCTGACATTAATTTTAACAGAATCGCTTCAAACACTTATTATGAGCTTATTAGTGAGGATGGAACGGTAAATGCGACAAACAATTGGTGGGGGTCAAATACTAATCCTGTGAATTTAGGGGAAATTATCTTCAGTGGATATGTGGATTACAATCCATGGCTCGTGCTGAGTATTGACAATACTTCAACCATTAATTCCGGTGGAAAAGCCAGTATAATCGCTGATTTAACTCATAATAATCTGGGAGAGGATACTTCATCTCAAGGACATGTTATAAAAGGACTACCTATTACTTTCGGCACAAATTACGGAACAATTAGCAACCAAGCACTTACTTTTAATGGACAGGCAGCTGCCATTTTGAATCTGGGCACCACAGGGTCTCGAACAGTTACAGTTAATGCATCTCTTGATAGTCAGACTGTTTCCAAACAGATAGTTATTGCTCCAGGTGTAGCAACACTGAATATTACAAGCACGGCTTTAAACAGTTCCACACTCCAACCCATAACTTTAAGTTATAATTTGCCTTTGAATAATTCAGTCTCTTGGCTCAGTGTATTATGGAAGAATACTTATCTGTTTTATGGTGAATTACAGATAATAGTTAATGGAACTATAGTAAAAAGAGTAGGATATGTTAATCCCGCTTATAATACCTGGAAGAACAGTTATCGTAGTGATGTTTTCAGGGCCATTATTTATGCAAATAATTACATACTGCAGGAGGGTATGAATACAATTACAATACCCGTAAGTTTTTGGAATGATTTAAAATCATTGTACAATTTAACTAACATAGAATTAGTTTTTGTCCAGAATCACCGATTAGAGTTCATTGACAATCTAACAGTTAAATTAACCTATCCTGGAGTAAAATCACCGACGATGACGGTTACTGATCCTCAAAGTAATAGTACAATAAATTTAAACTTCACGGGCAATGTTGTTAACCGGTCCAGTCAGATATTCTATATGGATGGAAGTTTAGGGACTGCGGGATATGAAGGTGTTAAAAGTTTCGCCATCGCCACCACACGGGTTACGGATGAGATTGCCCAGTATTGGGCAAGTCAAAAAAATGCAACATACAATAATGGAACTCTATTATATCCTGCAGGTTCAATGAAAGCAGCTTATGGAACCTTTTTCACGGCTTTAATGTTGATTTACTGTCATGACACTCTAGCAGATACCGCCGCAACTGAGTTTAATGTTACATGGAGTAGAACACATCCAGTAGTAGTTTCTCTGGGCGATGATGCAAATCAAACTTACTTAACCCTAGAATGTGACCACAGTATGGGCATGACAGTTATCGGATCGTTGAAGAATATAATACTCTTTAACTCAGCATGTTCTTCTCAAATTTCCACCATTGAATACGGGATTATGCGAAACCTGGATTTCAACTCCCAGTATGGCAATGCAAGCTTGGATATTATGGGGTCCGTGACAAGAGACATGTTCTATACATTCCTTACAGGAACAGATATGGAAGTATTCACACAAGACGGTTACATTTTCATGAAACTAGTGGGTCGTGACGATTTGATACTGCTTTATGATCCGGAAACGGGTATTATGCGAGATATTAATACCGAGAATGGGTTCTGTGGTGCATACTGTTTTCATAACTCCATAACAGAAATGGCTAATGATTTATTTAATGCAATTTCGAATAATGCTTCTGATTTTAGAAATTGGTTAATGGATACTATGGTGAATTTTAATTGGGGTATGATTGATGTTAATTTCAATGGGAAAAAATATTGGTATCTGGCAAAAACATATGGTACTGCAGCAGGATTTGTATTCGGGCTGTTTACTGGTTCAACTGAAATAGTAATAGGTACTGTTGTGATTGAAGTAATAAGCCAAGGGTATGATTTTGTTTTTGATCAATCCCTCCCTTCAAATAAATTTTGGGATACTCCCTGGTTAGAAATAACAGTCAATGGGCGTATAGTGCTTGTTAGACGTCATACTTTGTTTGAATGA
- a CDS encoding right-handed parallel beta-helix repeat-containing protein yields the protein MVKKLFKPGFLAAFFIFFCLLGAVNGANIHNVTNESYSNYFNDSGDINNSEVVEGDVLDLSGTFTDKKMNINRPLNITSTTKTALLVNTTLIILSTGSGSNITNLTINNSEDNTKGIYLLNTENNTIKGNTIHSDGCRGYCVALVGSKYNQIIENNLSESETINGWTHSPLILGDSHYNNISNNNITSNVSNCIYLCTYSFADYSNGNPCTYNNITENNLYGVDTSWCYAIQVMGHHNEIKGNNITGAYRGVSSQSDSEEGNNIIENIIRATDTGIYAGYNCNISGNTIYGLNSTVNGIQSTGSYSTIYNNTISVGSAYGINILGSNNNITENRINTDTKEAIYIYGLSYGNYISGNIIGSNSTGILFQGQSSSKKPRNNVVVNNNINTTSVFSIDAAQSVNTIFLSNILEASGKVGNESINFNTEQNPTAAPLIFDLTDSNYSTYFNDDGTLKESYVVPGDTFRLSGEFYNKNMILSVPLNIMGQIGSVIYNGTITLLESASGSNISNLTIRNNNQNAIILNKSENNTIKANDISVNQELESYGIYLTESDKNIISGNKISATGSSITHGLFLKGSNYNEILLNEIKTNGTGPETGGFSLEFPTLGIYLEESSYNNIMGNIIDTTSSNNPIAGVNFYYNCNHNLVANNEIISSGGGHAYGLTIYQCIEPATNESLSANNYFTGNNITTTGVGYSNGVNLGWYAYNTTLAGNNVITTALNYAYGLVMIGSENSLISGNNFTTQSNITYGAALDHASYNQFIQNYFSGYGNYSIGMGLYSALNNSILKNYITAEGNSNNAIEIINSHSDPIPATNIGIYVITGSKNNQIFENHIATNGRWAVNSTNAENTTVKDNYLVSSVKKGNSAVISLNNDTVRGNYPRNTTITVYSSNITLGGSVDFKARVVDEENNSVSGMVVSFYLDGKYIAKATTNAYGIAVYHYTIGKNAKIGSHTLKAVSNSNTKYNPWTTSRTIIVKGADLKVTKIKISGNNYYITIKNSGSAASKVSYLKVWYTSKKYKVVKVSAIGSGKYKTVKVKFFKYKTHKKKYKYAKINYNRKAIESNYSNNQVKFKK from the coding sequence ATGGTGAAAAAACTATTTAAACCCGGCTTCTTAGCAGCATTTTTCATATTTTTTTGTTTATTAGGGGCTGTTAACGGGGCCAACATACATAATGTAACAAATGAAAGTTATTCAAACTATTTCAATGATTCGGGAGACATAAATAATTCTGAAGTGGTGGAAGGGGACGTCCTGGATTTATCAGGGACATTCACCGATAAAAAAATGAATATAAATCGGCCATTGAATATTACCAGCACTACTAAAACAGCTCTACTGGTGAATACAACATTGATTATTTTGTCTACTGGATCAGGGAGTAATATCACTAATTTAACAATAAACAACAGTGAAGATAATACTAAAGGTATCTATCTCTTAAATACAGAAAACAACACCATTAAAGGTAACACGATACACTCCGATGGATGTCGAGGTTATTGTGTGGCCCTGGTAGGTTCAAAATACAATCAGATAATTGAAAACAACCTATCAGAGTCTGAAACAATCAATGGATGGACACATTCTCCTTTAATTCTGGGAGACTCCCACTATAACAATATTTCAAACAACAATATCACTTCCAATGTATCCAACTGTATATATCTCTGTACCTATAGTTTTGCAGATTACAGCAATGGAAACCCCTGCACATATAACAATATAACTGAAAACAACCTTTATGGAGTGGACACATCATGGTGTTATGCCATACAGGTTATGGGGCATCACAATGAAATAAAAGGGAACAATATCACCGGGGCATACCGTGGTGTATCATCCCAATCAGATTCAGAAGAGGGGAATAATATTATTGAAAATATTATTCGGGCCACAGATACGGGTATCTATGCAGGATACAATTGTAATATAAGTGGAAACACAATATATGGATTAAATTCAACTGTAAATGGGATACAATCTACTGGATCATACTCTACAATATACAATAATACGATTAGTGTGGGTTCTGCTTATGGAATCAACATTTTAGGCTCAAACAACAACATCACCGAAAACAGGATAAACACCGACACAAAAGAAGCAATCTATATTTATGGATTGTCCTATGGAAACTACATATCTGGAAATATTATTGGTTCTAATAGCACTGGAATACTCTTTCAGGGGCAGTCATCCAGTAAAAAACCTAGAAATAATGTGGTGGTTAACAATAATATAAATACCACTTCCGTGTTCTCTATTGATGCAGCCCAATCAGTAAATACTATTTTCCTATCCAATATCCTGGAGGCCAGTGGAAAAGTCGGTAACGAAAGCATTAATTTTAATACAGAACAAAACCCTACAGCTGCACCTCTTATCTTTGATTTAACTGACAGTAATTACAGCACCTACTTCAATGATGACGGAACATTAAAAGAGTCATACGTGGTTCCCGGAGACACTTTCCGTTTGTCCGGTGAATTTTATAACAAGAACATGATTTTGTCTGTTCCACTGAATATCATGGGACAAATAGGCTCAGTTATATATAATGGAACAATAACTCTTCTTGAAAGTGCATCGGGTTCTAATATATCAAATTTAACAATTAGAAATAATAATCAAAACGCAATAATATTAAACAAGAGCGAAAACAACACTATAAAAGCCAATGATATCTCTGTAAATCAGGAATTAGAAAGTTACGGTATATACTTAACAGAATCTGATAAAAACATTATAAGTGGAAATAAAATTTCTGCCACAGGTTCCAGTATCACCCATGGCCTTTTTTTAAAAGGATCCAATTATAATGAAATTTTATTAAATGAAATCAAAACCAATGGTACCGGCCCGGAAACTGGAGGATTCAGCTTAGAATTCCCTACACTAGGTATCTATTTGGAGGAGTCATCCTACAATAACATTATGGGAAATATAATTGATACCACATCTTCCAATAATCCAATTGCCGGAGTGAACTTCTATTACAACTGTAATCATAATCTCGTGGCAAATAATGAGATTATAAGTTCTGGGGGTGGCCATGCATATGGTCTAACTATTTATCAGTGTATTGAACCAGCAACTAATGAATCATTATCCGCCAACAACTATTTTACAGGTAACAATATTACCACTACAGGGGTTGGTTACAGTAATGGTGTGAATTTAGGATGGTACGCTTATAACACCACCCTTGCCGGTAACAATGTTATAACAACGGCTTTAAACTATGCCTATGGTCTGGTAATGATTGGAAGTGAAAATTCTTTAATAAGTGGGAATAATTTCACCACACAGTCTAATATTACTTACGGGGCTGCACTGGATCACGCCAGTTACAATCAGTTCATTCAAAACTATTTCTCAGGATATGGGAACTACAGTATTGGAATGGGATTATATAGTGCTTTAAATAATTCCATATTAAAAAATTACATTACAGCTGAGGGTAACTCAAATAATGCAATAGAAATCATTAACAGCCACAGTGACCCCATACCTGCAACTAACATTGGTATCTACGTAATTACAGGTTCTAAAAACAATCAGATTTTTGAAAACCACATAGCCACCAATGGAAGGTGGGCCGTTAACTCTACCAATGCTGAAAATACTACAGTAAAAGACAATTATCTGGTTTCTTCTGTAAAAAAAGGTAACTCTGCAGTAATATCATTAAATAACGATACTGTGCGAGGTAACTATCCACGAAATACTACGATTACGGTTTATTCCAGCAATATAACTTTAGGTGGTAGTGTTGATTTTAAGGCCAGGGTTGTTGATGAGGAGAACAATTCAGTTTCAGGTATGGTGGTCTCATTTTACCTGGACGGGAAATACATCGCCAAAGCCACAACCAATGCCTATGGAATTGCAGTATACCACTACACCATAGGTAAAAATGCTAAAATCGGTTCACATACATTAAAAGCAGTGAGTAATTCAAATACTAAGTACAATCCATGGACAACATCCAGAACGATCATTGTAAAAGGTGCTGATTTAAAGGTAACAAAAATCAAAATATCCGGCAATAATTATTATATCACTATTAAAAACAGTGGTAGTGCGGCATCAAAAGTTTCTTACCTTAAAGTATGGTACACTTCTAAAAAGTACAAGGTAGTAAAAGTCTCAGCAATTGGGAGTGGAAAGTACAAAACGGTGAAAGTCAAGTTTTTCAAATACAAAACCCACAAGAAGAAGTACAAATACGCTAAAATCAACTACAACAGGAAAGCTATTGAATCCAACTACAGCAATAACCAGGTGAAGTTTAAAAAGTAA